In the Sphingomonas sp. LM7 genome, one interval contains:
- a CDS encoding cation transporter, which yields MSDCGCETDTARASTDPAYRRALWIVIILNLGFGVVELVGGFIANSQALKADSLDFIGDGSITLFGLIALGWTAVVRSRIALVQGLFLASLGFGVIGYAAWRAVVALPPEAELMGGIGIAALAVNVAAALVLARFRDQGDAASRAIWLFSRNDALANIAVIVAALLVGWTRQAWPDLVVAGVIALLFLHSAWDIIRDARRELAEHRRTPA from the coding sequence ATGAGCGACTGCGGATGTGAGACGGACACCGCGCGGGCGAGTACCGATCCCGCCTACCGGCGCGCGCTATGGATCGTGATCATTCTCAACCTCGGTTTCGGTGTGGTCGAGCTGGTCGGCGGATTCATCGCGAACTCGCAGGCGCTGAAGGCCGACTCGCTCGATTTCATCGGTGATGGGTCGATCACGCTTTTCGGCCTCATCGCGCTCGGCTGGACTGCCGTCGTTCGCAGCCGCATCGCGCTCGTCCAGGGATTATTCCTCGCGTCCCTCGGTTTTGGCGTGATCGGATATGCCGCGTGGCGCGCAGTCGTCGCGCTGCCGCCCGAAGCCGAGCTGATGGGCGGCATCGGCATTGCCGCGCTGGCGGTCAACGTCGCCGCGGCGCTGGTCCTCGCACGGTTCCGGGATCAGGGCGACGCGGCCTCCCGCGCGATCTGGCTGTTCTCGCGCAACGACGCCCTCGCCAATATCGCAGTCATCGTCGCCGCCCTCCTCGTCGGCTGGACGAGGCAGGCCTGGCCCGATCTTGTCGTCGCCGGCGTCATCGCGCTGCTGTTCCTGCATTCGGCCTGGGACATCATCCGTGACGCGCGCCGCGAGCTTGCGGAACACAGGAGGACGCCCGCTTGA
- a CDS encoding class I SAM-dependent methyltransferase — MNERAYTPPLGTGDTADYDRAIRRWTREMRWRRAMIGLLAPRPGETIVDVGCGTGSFAVMLKTARPEVKLIGIDPDAEALAIARAKADAAGLDIGWERGFARDIDVRSADALVSSLMFHQMPLPEKEAGLAAMFASLRPGGRLVIADYGRQAGLMRLLFRLTIQRLDGVTDTQPNADGVLPALVEKAGFANVRESGHIHTVTGTISLIAADRPG; from the coding sequence TTGAACGAACGCGCCTACACGCCGCCCCTCGGAACCGGCGACACCGCCGACTATGATCGGGCGATCCGTCGCTGGACCCGCGAGATGCGCTGGCGCCGCGCCATGATCGGCCTGCTCGCACCGCGACCCGGCGAAACCATCGTCGACGTCGGCTGCGGCACCGGGAGCTTCGCGGTAATGCTCAAGACCGCCCGTCCCGAGGTGAAACTCATCGGCATCGACCCCGATGCGGAAGCGCTGGCGATCGCGCGGGCCAAGGCTGATGCCGCCGGTCTCGACATCGGCTGGGAACGCGGCTTCGCACGCGACATCGACGTCCGCTCCGCCGACGCGTTGGTCTCGAGCCTGATGTTCCATCAGATGCCGCTGCCCGAGAAAGAGGCAGGGCTTGCCGCAATGTTTGCCTCTCTCAGACCGGGCGGGCGGCTTGTGATTGCCGACTATGGCCGGCAGGCAGGCCTCATGCGCCTGCTGTTCCGGCTGACCATCCAGCGGCTCGATGGCGTGACAGACACCCAGCCCAATGCGGACGGCGTTTTGCCCGCGCTCGTCGAAAAGGCCGGATTCGCCAATGTCAGAGAGTCCGGGCACATTCACACCGTGACCGGTACGATATCGCTGATCGCAGCGGATCGGCCCGGCTAA